From the genome of Bosea sp. Tri-49, one region includes:
- a CDS encoding alpha/beta hydrolase family protein produces the protein MFLFDGPEQAKVTILLAHGAGAPMDSPSMTAAAKALGGAGFLVARFEFDYMAGRRTDGRRAPPPRAEKLNPQYLAAIDALDSKGPLIIGGKSMGGRVASMVADELLAAGQIHGLLCLGYPFHPPGKPEQLRTAHLAGLKTPTLIAQGTRDEFGTREDVSAYALSPLIELLWLEDGDHDLKPRKSISGFSATDHLKTMAEAVSTWAERVTSPGG, from the coding sequence ATGTTTCTTTTCGACGGTCCCGAACAAGCCAAAGTGACCATTCTGCTGGCTCACGGAGCCGGAGCCCCGATGGACTCGCCATCCATGACGGCGGCCGCCAAGGCTCTGGGCGGAGCGGGCTTTCTCGTCGCGCGGTTCGAGTTCGACTATATGGCGGGCAGGCGGACGGACGGGCGCCGTGCGCCGCCGCCACGCGCCGAAAAACTGAACCCGCAATACCTCGCCGCCATCGACGCACTCGACAGCAAGGGACCCCTCATCATCGGCGGCAAGTCGATGGGCGGCCGCGTGGCGAGCATGGTTGCCGACGAGCTCCTCGCGGCGGGCCAGATCCATGGTCTTCTATGCCTCGGCTACCCCTTTCATCCACCCGGCAAGCCGGAGCAGCTGAGAACAGCTCACCTAGCCGGTCTGAAGACACCGACGCTTATTGCGCAGGGGACGCGGGACGAATTCGGCACCCGGGAGGATGTATCAGCCTACGCGCTGTCTCCGCTGATCGAGCTTTTATGGCTCGAGGATGGCGATCACGACCTGAAGCCCCGAAAAAGCATCTCCGGCTTTTCGGCAACTGACCATCTCAAGACCATGGCTGAAGCGGTTTCGACCTGGGCTGAGCGCGTGACGAGCCCGGGGGGCTAA
- a CDS encoding ABC transporter ATP-binding protein, with the protein MSPPLVAMENVTVRFKGAQTVHAVNGVSLTLEPGKVLGILGESGSGKSVTLKTLLRLLPENRTDIGGKVMVDGKDVLALGPQELADYRGAVTSMIFQDPALALDPVYTVGEQIAEAIRRHEKLSAKQAMARALELLELVRIPSPERRLKAYPHEMSGGMRQRAMIALALAARPKLLLADEPTTALDATVQIQILLLLRQLQRDLGMGVIFVTHDIGVAVEVSDRLAVMYAGQIVETGTVRELLRDPRHPYTRGLLAANLHGAKKGERLEAIPGAPPPLNEAPSSCSFAPRCKQAEDACRTGLPPAVALGEGRLVRCTRVEAALAPA; encoded by the coding sequence ATGAGCCCGCCTCTCGTCGCGATGGAAAACGTCACCGTGCGCTTCAAGGGCGCGCAGACGGTCCATGCGGTCAACGGCGTCTCGCTGACGCTGGAGCCCGGCAAGGTGCTCGGTATCCTCGGCGAATCCGGCTCCGGCAAGAGCGTGACGCTGAAGACGCTGCTCAGGCTGCTGCCGGAGAACCGGACCGATATCGGCGGCAAGGTCATGGTCGACGGCAAGGATGTGCTGGCGCTCGGGCCGCAGGAGCTCGCGGACTATCGCGGCGCCGTCACCTCGATGATCTTCCAGGATCCGGCTCTGGCGCTCGACCCGGTCTATACGGTCGGCGAGCAGATCGCCGAGGCGATCAGGCGGCATGAGAAGCTCTCGGCGAAGCAGGCGATGGCGCGCGCGCTCGAACTGCTCGAACTGGTGCGCATCCCCTCCCCCGAGCGCCGTCTGAAAGCCTATCCGCACGAGATGTCCGGTGGCATGCGCCAGCGCGCCATGATCGCGCTCGCGCTCGCGGCGCGCCCAAAGCTCCTGCTCGCCGACGAGCCGACGACAGCGCTCGACGCGACCGTGCAGATCCAGATCCTGCTGCTGCTGCGCCAACTCCAGCGCGATCTCGGCATGGGCGTGATCTTCGTCACCCACGACATCGGCGTCGCCGTCGAGGTCTCGGACCGTCTCGCCGTGATGTATGCCGGCCAGATCGTCGAGACCGGCACGGTGCGCGAGCTGCTGAGGGATCCGCGCCATCCCTATACGCGCGGCCTCCTCGCCGCCAACCTGCATGGCGCGAAGAAGGGAGAGCGGCTCGAAGCCATCCCCGGCGCGCCGCCGCCGCTGAACGAGGCGCCCTCCTCCTGCTCCTTCGCGCCGCGCTGCAAGCAGGCGGAGGACGCCTGCCGGACGGGCTTGCCGCCGGCAGTGGCGCTCGGCGAAGGCCGGCTCGTGCGCTGCACCCGCGTGGAGGCCGCGCTCGCTCCGGCCTGA
- a CDS encoding ABC transporter ATP-binding protein encodes MSLSLHAEDGIDRGGAGTPLLEARMLTKHFPLGRGAVVRAVDGVDFQVLKGETLGVVGESGCGKSTTARVVMQLIAQDKGEMLFDGEAVGSSALSLKDYRRQAQMVFQDSFASLNPRLTIEDSIAFGPTVHGVPKSGAILRARDLLARVGLDPARFAARYPHELSGGQRQRVNIARALALGPRLVILDEAVSALDKSVEAQVLNLLMDLREEFGLTYIFISHDLNVVRFISDRVMVMYLGEVVEIGPVDELYDDPRHPYTKALLSAMPSMDPDNRTMEAPLAGDPPNPINPPEGCRFHPRCPQAQTVCSKVKPALTPVGAGERLAACHMEIPGSGHSRAPALEDAA; translated from the coding sequence ATGTCGCTCTCGCTCCACGCCGAGGACGGAATCGATCGCGGCGGCGCCGGCACCCCGCTGCTCGAGGCGCGCATGCTGACCAAGCATTTTCCGCTCGGGCGCGGCGCGGTGGTGCGGGCGGTCGACGGCGTCGATTTCCAGGTGCTGAAGGGCGAGACGCTCGGCGTCGTCGGCGAATCCGGCTGCGGCAAGTCGACCACCGCGCGCGTCGTCATGCAGCTGATCGCCCAGGACAAGGGCGAGATGCTGTTCGACGGCGAGGCCGTCGGCAGCAGCGCGCTCTCGCTCAAGGACTATCGCCGCCAGGCGCAGATGGTCTTCCAGGACTCGTTCGCCTCGCTCAACCCGCGGCTGACCATCGAGGATTCGATCGCCTTCGGTCCCACCGTGCATGGTGTCCCGAAATCCGGGGCGATCCTGCGGGCCCGCGACCTGCTCGCCCGCGTCGGGCTCGATCCGGCCCGGTTCGCGGCGCGCTACCCGCACGAACTCTCCGGCGGCCAGCGCCAGCGCGTCAACATCGCCCGCGCGCTGGCTCTGGGGCCGCGCCTCGTCATCCTCGACGAGGCCGTCTCGGCACTCGACAAGTCTGTCGAGGCGCAGGTGCTCAACCTGCTGATGGATCTGCGCGAGGAATTCGGGCTGACCTACATCTTCATCTCGCACGACCTCAACGTCGTCCGCTTCATCAGCGACCGCGTCATGGTGATGTATCTCGGCGAGGTCGTGGAGATCGGGCCGGTCGACGAGCTCTACGACGATCCGCGCCATCCCTATACGAAGGCGTTGCTGTCGGCGATGCCATCGATGGACCCGGACAACCGGACGATGGAGGCGCCTCTCGCCGGCGACCCGCCAAACCCGATCAACCCGCCCGAGGGCTGCCGCTTCCATCCACGCTGCCCGCAGGCGCAGACGGTCTGCTCCAAGGTCAAGCCGGCATTGACGCCGGTCGGCGCCGGCGAGCGGCTTGCCGCCTGCCACATGGAAATCCCCGGCTCCGGCCACAGCCGCGCCCCCGCGCTGGAGGATGCGGCATGA
- a CDS encoding ABC transporter permease has protein sequence MSAITTGAVPVAITQPLRSPGYWSGVFRRFKRDKVAVGAGLVVLAIILMAIFADYIAPADPTRSSMLRRLRPIGTPGYPLGADELGRDMLSRLIHGARLSLFMGVVPVFIAFAVGSVIGVSAGFFGGKFNTVTMRTVDIFYAFPSVLLAIALSGALGAGVFNSLLSLTIVFIPPIARIAESVTTQVRSMDYVEAARASGAGSGTIIRVHVLGNVLGPIFVYATSLISVSMILASGLSFLGLGTKPPTPEWGLMLNTLRTAIYVQPWVAALPGVAIFITSISFNLLSDGLRSAMDVKG, from the coding sequence ATGAGCGCGATCACCACAGGTGCGGTCCCGGTTGCGATCACGCAGCCGCTGCGCTCGCCGGGCTACTGGTCCGGCGTCTTCAGGCGCTTCAAGCGCGACAAGGTCGCGGTCGGCGCCGGCCTCGTCGTGCTGGCGATCATCCTGATGGCGATCTTCGCCGACTATATCGCGCCGGCCGACCCGACCCGCTCCTCGATGCTCCGGCGCCTGCGCCCAATCGGGACGCCGGGCTACCCGCTCGGCGCCGACGAGCTCGGCCGCGACATGCTCTCGCGCCTGATCCATGGCGCGCGGCTGTCCCTGTTCATGGGCGTCGTGCCGGTGTTCATCGCCTTCGCCGTCGGCTCAGTGATCGGCGTCTCGGCCGGCTTCTTCGGCGGCAAGTTCAACACCGTCACGATGCGCACCGTCGACATCTTCTACGCCTTCCCCTCGGTGCTGCTGGCGATCGCACTGTCGGGCGCGCTCGGTGCCGGTGTCTTCAACTCGCTGCTCTCGCTGACCATCGTGTTCATCCCGCCGATCGCGCGCATTGCCGAGAGCGTTACGACGCAGGTGCGCTCGATGGACTATGTCGAGGCGGCGCGTGCCTCGGGCGCGGGCTCCGGCACGATCATCCGCGTCCATGTCCTCGGCAATGTGCTCGGGCCGATCTTCGTCTATGCCACCAGCCTGATCTCGGTCTCGATGATCCTGGCCTCGGGTCTGTCCTTCCTCGGCCTGGGCACCAAGCCGCCGACCCCGGAATGGGGCTTGATGCTGAACACGCTGCGTACCGCGATCTATGTCCAGCCCTGGGTCGCGGCGCTGCCGGGCGTCGCGATCTTCATCACCTCGATCTCCTTCAACCTGTTGTCGGACGGGCTGCGCTCGGCCATGGACGTGAAAGGCTGA
- a CDS encoding ABC transporter permease, with translation MLIYLAKRVLYVLPVALGVSVFCFLLVHIAPGDPLTSVLPPDASQQMQDELRKIYGFDRPLPVQFGLWLWKALQGDLGTSIATGRPVAAEVWRAVGNTLLIACLATVIGFVLGCFFGFVAGYFRGSFLDKFASTLAVLGVSVPHYWLGMVLVIVFSVQLGWLPPGGAGPGGSAAWKWDWEHVSHMILPAVTMSVIPMGIISRTVRALVADILNQEFVPALRAKGLMDFGVFRHVVKNAAPTALAVMGLQLGYLLGGSILIETVFSWPGTGFLLGNAIFQRDLPLLQGTILVLAMFFVGLNVLVDIVQGLLDPRVRRR, from the coding sequence ATGCTGATCTATCTCGCCAAGCGCGTCCTCTATGTGCTGCCGGTGGCGCTCGGCGTCAGCGTGTTCTGCTTCCTGCTCGTGCATATCGCGCCGGGCGACCCGCTGACCTCGGTGCTGCCGCCCGACGCCTCGCAGCAGATGCAGGACGAGCTGCGCAAGATCTACGGCTTCGACCGGCCACTGCCGGTGCAGTTCGGGCTCTGGCTGTGGAAGGCGCTGCAGGGCGATCTTGGCACCTCGATCGCAACTGGGCGGCCGGTTGCCGCCGAGGTCTGGCGCGCCGTCGGCAACACCTTGCTGATCGCCTGCCTCGCCACCGTGATCGGCTTCGTGCTCGGCTGCTTCTTCGGCTTCGTCGCCGGCTATTTCCGCGGCTCCTTCCTCGACAAGTTCGCCTCGACGCTGGCGGTGCTCGGCGTCAGCGTGCCGCATTACTGGCTCGGCATGGTGCTGGTCATCGTCTTCTCGGTGCAGCTCGGCTGGTTGCCGCCGGGCGGCGCCGGGCCGGGCGGCTCGGCAGCCTGGAAATGGGACTGGGAGCATGTCAGCCACATGATCCTACCGGCGGTCACCATGTCGGTGATCCCGATGGGCATCATCTCGCGCACGGTCAGGGCGCTGGTCGCCGACATCCTGAACCAGGAATTCGTCCCGGCCCTGCGGGCCAAGGGGCTGATGGATTTCGGCGTCTTCCGCCATGTCGTGAAGAACGCCGCGCCGACCGCACTCGCGGTGATGGGCCTGCAGCTCGGCTACCTGCTCGGCGGCTCGATCCTGATCGAGACGGTGTTCTCCTGGCCGGGTACCGGCTTCCTGCTCGGCAACGCCATCTTCCAGCGTGACCTGCCGCTGCTGCAGGGCACGATCCTGGTGCTGGCGATGTTCTTCGTCGGGCTCAACGTCTTGGTCGACATCGTCCAGGGCCTGCTCGACCCGCGCGTCAGGAGGCGCTGA
- a CDS encoding ABC transporter substrate-binding protein: protein MIRSALALSLAAGVALFAQQVSAQGILRIGMTASDIPLTTGQTDQGGEGQRFMGYTVYDALINWDLSSADKPSDLKPGLATAWAVDAADKTKWVFTLREGVKFHDGSEFTAEAVVWNLDKLLKTDSPQFDQRQAAQGRSRIPAAAAYRVIDKYKVEVTTKSPDATLPYQLAWILMSSPAQWEKLGKSWEAFAKTPSGTGPWQLTAFQPRERAELSPFKDYWDKARVPKLDRLVLLPLPEANARAAALRGGQVDWIEAPSPDLIPSLKGAGFKIVTNAYPHNWTWHLSRAEGSPWNDIRVRKAANLAVDREGLKELLGGMMIPAEGFYPPGHQWFGNPKFKLRLDQAEAKKLLAEAGYSPAKPLQTRILIAPSGSGQMQPLPMNEFVQQNLAEVGIKVDFEVVEWNTLINIWRAGANHESSRKATGMNYTYFIQDPFTGLIRHLQCDLKPPAGTNWGLYCDPEMDALFTQIRTTFDPAEQLKTLQKTHEKYVDDALFLMVTHDVNPRALSPKVKGFVQAQNWFQDFSPISMDK from the coding sequence ATGATCCGTTCCGCTCTCGCCTTGTCGCTCGCCGCCGGCGTCGCGCTATTCGCGCAGCAGGTTTCCGCCCAGGGCATCCTGCGGATCGGAATGACGGCGTCCGACATCCCGCTGACCACCGGCCAGACCGACCAGGGCGGCGAGGGCCAGCGCTTCATGGGCTATACGGTCTATGACGCGCTGATCAACTGGGACCTCTCCAGCGCCGACAAGCCCTCCGATCTAAAGCCTGGCCTCGCCACCGCCTGGGCGGTCGATGCCGCCGACAAGACCAAATGGGTCTTCACTTTGCGCGAGGGCGTGAAGTTCCATGACGGCTCGGAGTTCACCGCCGAGGCCGTGGTCTGGAACCTCGACAAGCTGCTCAAGACCGACAGCCCGCAATTCGACCAGCGCCAGGCGGCGCAGGGGCGTTCGCGCATCCCGGCCGCCGCCGCCTACAGGGTGATCGACAAATACAAGGTCGAGGTCACCACCAAATCGCCCGACGCGACGCTGCCCTACCAGCTCGCCTGGATCCTCATGTCCTCCCCGGCGCAATGGGAGAAGCTCGGCAAGAGCTGGGAGGCCTTCGCCAAGACCCCGTCCGGCACCGGCCCCTGGCAGCTCACCGCCTTCCAGCCGCGCGAGCGGGCCGAGCTCTCGCCGTTCAAGGACTATTGGGACAAGGCGCGCGTGCCCAAGCTCGACAGGCTCGTGCTGCTGCCGCTGCCGGAGGCCAATGCCCGCGCCGCGGCGCTGCGCGGCGGGCAGGTCGACTGGATCGAGGCGCCGTCGCCGGACCTGATCCCTTCGTTGAAGGGCGCCGGTTTCAAGATCGTCACCAACGCCTATCCGCATAACTGGACCTGGCATCTGTCGCGGGCGGAAGGCTCGCCCTGGAACGACATCCGCGTGCGCAAGGCGGCCAATCTCGCCGTCGATCGCGAGGGGCTGAAAGAGCTGCTCGGTGGCATGATGATCCCGGCCGAGGGCTTCTATCCGCCCGGCCATCAATGGTTCGGCAACCCGAAATTCAAGCTCAGGCTCGACCAGGCCGAGGCCAAGAAGCTGCTCGCCGAGGCCGGCTACTCGCCGGCAAAGCCGCTGCAAACCCGCATCCTGATCGCGCCCTCGGGCTCGGGCCAGATGCAGCCGCTGCCGATGAACGAGTTCGTGCAGCAGAACCTCGCCGAGGTCGGCATCAAGGTCGATTTCGAGGTGGTCGAGTGGAACACGCTGATCAATATCTGGCGCGCCGGCGCCAATCATGAATCTTCGCGCAAGGCGACGGGGATGAACTACACCTACTTCATCCAGGACCCCTTCACCGGGCTGATCCGGCATCTGCAATGCGATCTCAAGCCGCCTGCCGGCACCAATTGGGGCCTCTATTGCGATCCGGAGATGGACGCGCTCTTCACGCAGATCCGCACCACCTTCGACCCGGCCGAGCAGTTGAAGACCCTGCAGAAGACGCATGAGAAATACGTCGACGACGCGCTCTTCCTGATGGTGACGCACGACGTCAACCCGCGGGCGCTCTCGCCCAAGGTCAAGGGGTTCGTCCAGGCCCAGAACTGGTTCCAGGACTTTTCGCCGATCTCGATGGACAAGTGA
- a CDS encoding ABC transporter substrate-binding protein, whose protein sequence is MSSKSITRAVMLALGFSTTLAGASLAQEKVLRIGMTAADIPRTHGQPDQGFEGNRFTGIPMYDGLTNWDLSSADKASVVIPGLATEWAVDAGDKTKWVFKLRPGVKFQDGSAFDAAAVVWNVDKVLNKEAAQFAPDQIGVTVSRMPTLKTAKVVDPLTVELTTSEPDAFLPINLTNLYMASPAHWAAKLAAVPASVTEPAERAKQAWAAFSADPSGTGPFKGVKLSPRERFEMVANKSYWDPKRVPKIDRVVLLPLPEANARTAALLSGQVDWIEAPSPDAVPQIKQRGFSIYTNAQPHVWPWQLSFAEGSVWLDKKVRHAANLCVNRDELKTLLGGLMEVPKGTVPPGHPWWGNPKFEIKYDLDAAKKLMTEAGFSASKPAKVKVLTSASGSGQMQPLPMNEFMQQALKDCYFDVALEVGEWNAVFTNWREGAKHANARGANATNVTYAAMDPFFAMVRFVSTKTFPPVSNNWGYFGNDEFDKLIADARTSFDGTARDAALAKLHARIVEEAPFVWVAHDVGPRALSAKVKGVVQPKSWFIDLAPMSME, encoded by the coding sequence ATGTCGTCCAAATCCATCACGCGCGCCGTCATGCTGGCGCTCGGTTTTTCAACCACGCTCGCGGGCGCCTCGCTGGCACAGGAAAAAGTGCTGCGCATTGGCATGACCGCCGCGGATATCCCGCGCACTCATGGCCAACCCGATCAGGGCTTTGAAGGCAACCGCTTCACCGGCATCCCGATGTATGACGGGTTGACCAACTGGGACCTGTCCTCGGCCGACAAGGCGAGCGTCGTCATTCCCGGCCTCGCCACGGAGTGGGCGGTCGACGCCGGCGACAAGACGAAATGGGTGTTCAAGCTGCGCCCGGGCGTGAAGTTCCAGGACGGCTCGGCCTTCGATGCCGCCGCCGTCGTCTGGAATGTCGACAAGGTGCTCAACAAAGAGGCGGCGCAGTTCGCCCCGGACCAGATCGGCGTCACCGTCTCGCGCATGCCGACCCTCAAGACGGCTAAGGTCGTCGACCCGCTGACCGTCGAGCTCACCACCTCGGAGCCCGACGCCTTCCTGCCGATAAACCTGACCAATCTCTACATGGCATCGCCTGCGCATTGGGCAGCCAAGCTCGCGGCGGTGCCGGCCTCGGTGACCGAGCCGGCCGAGCGCGCCAAGCAGGCCTGGGCCGCCTTCTCGGCTGATCCGTCCGGGACCGGCCCGTTCAAGGGCGTCAAGCTCTCGCCGCGCGAGCGCTTCGAGATGGTCGCCAACAAGAGCTATTGGGACCCCAAGCGGGTGCCGAAGATCGACCGCGTCGTGCTGCTGCCGCTGCCGGAGGCGAATGCCCGCACCGCGGCGCTGCTCTCCGGCCAGGTAGACTGGATCGAGGCGCCGTCGCCCGACGCGGTGCCGCAGATCAAGCAGCGCGGCTTCTCGATCTATACCAACGCCCAGCCGCATGTCTGGCCCTGGCAACTCTCCTTCGCCGAAGGCTCGGTCTGGCTCGACAAGAAGGTGCGCCACGCCGCCAATCTCTGCGTCAACCGCGACGAGCTGAAGACCCTGCTCGGCGGGTTGATGGAGGTGCCCAAGGGCACGGTGCCGCCCGGCCATCCCTGGTGGGGCAATCCGAAGTTCGAGATCAAATACGACCTCGACGCCGCCAAGAAGCTGATGACCGAAGCCGGCTTCTCGGCATCGAAGCCGGCGAAGGTGAAGGTGCTGACCTCGGCCTCGGGCTCGGGCCAGATGCAGCCTCTGCCGATGAACGAGTTCATGCAGCAGGCGCTGAAGGACTGCTATTTCGACGTCGCACTCGAGGTCGGCGAATGGAACGCCGTCTTCACCAACTGGCGCGAGGGCGCCAAGCACGCCAATGCGCGCGGCGCCAACGCGACCAACGTCACCTATGCGGCGATGGACCCGTTCTTCGCCATGGTCCGCTTCGTCTCGACCAAGACCTTCCCGCCGGTCTCCAACAACTGGGGCTATTTCGGCAATGACGAGTTCGACAAGCTGATCGCCGACGCCCGCACCTCCTTCGATGGCACCGCCCGCGACGCGGCGCTGGCCAAGCTCCATGCCCGCATCGTCGAGGAGGCTCCCTTCGTCTGGGTGGCGCATGATGTCGGCCCCCGCGCGCTCTCGGCCAAGGTCAAGGGCGTGGTCCAGCCCAAGAGCTGGTTCATCGACCTCGCGCCGATGTCGATGGAGTGA
- a CDS encoding fumarylacetoacetate hydrolase family protein translates to MNIATPQNHVVQAPAPVSLSVRGTQSRFPVHRIYCVGRNYAAHTIEMGGDPNREAPFFFQKNPDNVVLDGGDFPYPPRSSNVHHEIEMIVALAKGGKDIPLESALDHVYGYAVGLDMTRRDLQDECKKASRPWEIGKAFEHSAPMGEIVPASTIGHPENGAIWLKVNGDIRQQGDLNHMIWKVPEMISYLSGLFELQPGDLIMSGTPSGVGAIVRGDVMEGHIEGIGTLHTKVT, encoded by the coding sequence ATGAACATCGCTACGCCTCAGAACCATGTCGTCCAGGCCCCGGCGCCGGTTTCGCTTTCCGTGCGCGGGACGCAAAGCCGCTTCCCGGTTCACCGCATCTATTGCGTCGGCCGCAACTACGCCGCCCATACGATCGAGATGGGCGGGGACCCGAACCGCGAGGCGCCCTTCTTCTTCCAGAAGAACCCCGACAACGTCGTCCTCGATGGCGGCGACTTCCCCTATCCGCCGCGCAGCAGCAATGTTCACCACGAAATCGAGATGATCGTTGCCCTCGCCAAGGGCGGCAAGGACATTCCCCTCGAAAGCGCGCTCGACCACGTCTACGGCTATGCCGTCGGCCTCGACATGACCCGGCGCGACCTGCAGGACGAGTGCAAGAAGGCGAGCCGGCCCTGGGAGATCGGCAAGGCCTTCGAGCATTCCGCGCCGATGGGCGAGATCGTTCCGGCGAGCACGATCGGCCATCCCGAGAACGGGGCGATCTGGCTCAAGGTCAACGGCGATATCCGCCAGCAGGGCGATCTCAACCACATGATCTGGAAGGTGCCGGAGATGATCTCCTATCTCTCCGGCCTGTTCGAGCTTCAGCCGGGCGACCTGATCATGTCGGGCACCCCCTCCGGCGTCGGTGCGATCGTGCGCGGCGATGTGATGGAAGGTCATATCGAGGGCATCGGCACGTTACACACCAAGGTGACCTGA
- a CDS encoding ABC transporter permease, which produces MVISGIRLPMMTSLIVWAVIWEIAGHTDAGFILPPLSRIIWRVFEIVPTASFLDALQITGRAFLLGNAIAISIGVPLGILMGRSVIADRLLLPWVNLFLSAPLSALVPVIMVLFGLGETTIVLVVVLFSMWIIVLNTRAGIRAISPSLVEMARSFGANGWQAFSRIYLWAALPEILAGIRLGMIRAVKGVVIGQLLVSVVGFGTLFEIYQSHFLMEHFWALLLVLFSFAFTLNELLAGLERRFAYYAASR; this is translated from the coding sequence ATGGTCATTTCCGGCATTCGCCTTCCCATGATGACGTCGCTGATCGTCTGGGCCGTGATCTGGGAGATTGCCGGCCATACTGACGCCGGCTTCATTCTGCCGCCGCTGTCGCGCATTATCTGGCGTGTCTTCGAGATCGTCCCGACCGCTTCGTTCCTCGACGCGCTCCAGATTACCGGCCGCGCCTTCTTGCTCGGCAATGCCATCGCGATCAGCATCGGCGTCCCGCTCGGGATCCTGATGGGCCGCTCGGTCATCGCCGACCGGCTGCTCCTGCCCTGGGTGAACCTCTTCCTCTCGGCACCGCTCAGCGCACTGGTCCCGGTGATCATGGTGCTGTTCGGGCTCGGCGAGACGACGATTGTCCTCGTCGTCGTGCTGTTCTCGATGTGGATCATCGTCCTCAACACCCGCGCCGGCATCCGCGCCATTTCGCCCTCGCTGGTCGAGATGGCCCGCAGCTTCGGCGCCAATGGCTGGCAGGCCTTCAGCCGGATCTATCTCTGGGCGGCGCTGCCCGAAATCCTGGCGGGCATCCGGCTGGGCATGATCCGCGCGGTCAAGGGGGTGGTCATCGGGCAGTTGCTCGTCTCCGTCGTCGGATTCGGCACGTTGTTCGAGATCTACCAGTCGCACTTCCTGATGGAGCACTTCTGGGCGCTGCTGCTCGTGCTCTTCAGCTTCGCCTTCACCCTCAACGAGTTGCTGGCCGGGCTCGAACGTCGGTTCGCCTATTACGCCGCCTCGCGCTGA
- a CDS encoding ABC transporter ATP-binding protein → MTPNIAPAEPRQMSGSAPIPPLATRPIVEVKSVSKTYAGGIEALSGISLDFPEGRLTTLLGPSGCGKTTLLKIIAGLIPASGGQVFVDGREVKGPGPERAFVFQDFALMPWASVIRNVAFGLELRGVTHGEREAIAERHIARVGLKGFERKYPHELSGGMRQRVGLARALAVDAKVVLMDEPFSAVDEQTRRKFQEELLELVANEGKSFIFVTHSIEEAVYVSDRIALLSRRPSRVSAIIEPRIVRGGDPEKIRRDSAYLDVVEDIWQQLKHYLD, encoded by the coding sequence ATGACCCCGAACATCGCTCCTGCCGAACCCCGGCAGATGTCAGGTTCCGCGCCGATCCCGCCCCTCGCCACGCGGCCGATCGTCGAGGTCAAAAGCGTCTCGAAGACCTATGCGGGTGGCATCGAGGCGCTCAGCGGCATATCGCTGGATTTTCCGGAGGGGCGGCTGACGACCCTGCTCGGCCCGTCCGGCTGCGGCAAGACCACGCTGCTGAAGATCATCGCCGGCCTGATCCCGGCCAGCGGCGGCCAGGTCTTCGTCGATGGCCGCGAGGTGAAGGGGCCGGGCCCCGAACGCGCCTTCGTCTTCCAGGATTTCGCGCTGATGCCCTGGGCGAGCGTCATCCGCAACGTCGCCTTCGGGCTCGAATTGCGCGGTGTGACCCATGGTGAGCGCGAGGCGATCGCCGAACGCCACATCGCGCGCGTCGGCCTCAAGGGTTTCGAGCGAAAATACCCGCACGAGCTCTCGGGTGGCATGCGCCAGCGCGTCGGCCTTGCCCGTGCGCTCGCGGTCGACGCCAAGGTCGTGCTGATGGACGAGCCCTTCTCGGCCGTCGACGAGCAGACGCGCCGCAAATTCCAGGAGGAGCTGCTCGAGCTCGTCGCCAACGAGGGCAAGTCGTTCATCTTCGTGACGCACAGCATCGAAGAGGCGGTCTATGTCTCCGATCGGATTGCGCTGCTCTCGCGCCGCCCGAGCCGCGTCTCGGCCATCATCGAGCCGAGGATCGTGCGCGGCGGCGATCCGGAGAAGATCCGGCGCGACAGCGCCTATCTCGATGTCGTCGAGGACATCTGGCAGCAGCTCAAGCATTATCTGGATTAG